Proteins found in one Thermodesulfobacteriota bacterium genomic segment:
- a CDS encoding thioredoxin family protein: MDIKVLGPGCPKCEETERIVREVVAKSSVDANIEKVTDLMKIAGYGVFGTPAVVVDGQVKCVGKIPQKEDIKTWISK; this comes from the coding sequence ATGGATATTAAAGTATTGGGGCCCGGGTGTCCCAAATGTGAAGAGACGGAACGGATTGTCAGGGAAGTGGTTGCAAAGTCAAGCGTGGATGCAAACATTGAAAAGGTGACCGATCTGATGAAAATTGCCGGATATGGTGTTTTTGGTACCCCGGCGGTGGTGGTTGATGGTCAAGTTAAATGTGTTGGCAAGATTCCGCAAAAAGAAGATATTAAAACCTGGATTAGCAAATGA